From one Lolium rigidum isolate FL_2022 chromosome 4, APGP_CSIRO_Lrig_0.1, whole genome shotgun sequence genomic stretch:
- the LOC124647644 gene encoding uncharacterized protein LOC124647644 codes for MPSATSPSGRAASRRWCARGDLLTLAVAALLCSATYCFSIWHNGRNAPDKIVIIGQASFVAAGAARCVGDADAVELDFEAHHTAERAGLSVSSSSTAPPATVTGRRALRSAAEPVDTGRRGAVNGHGSARLDGGKLRFTYDGAARV; via the coding sequence ATGCCGAGCGCCACCTCGCCGAGCGGCCGCGCCGCCTCAAGGAGGTGGTGCGCGCGCGGGGACCTcctcacgctcgccgtcgccgccttgcTCTGCTCCGCGACCTACTGCTTCTCGATATGGCACAACGGGCGCAACGCGCCggacaagatcgtcatcatcggccAGGCCTCgttcgtcgccgccggcgccgcgcggTGCGTGGGCGACGCGGACGCTGTCGAGCTCGACTTCGAGGCGCACCACACCGCGGAGAGGGCGGGGCTCTCCGTGTCGTCGTCTTCGACGGCGCCACCGGCGACGGTCACGGGGCGGCGGGCATTGCGTTCGGCGGCGGAGCCCGTGGACACGGGGCGCCGCGGCGCGGTGAACGGACACGGGTCGGCGCGCCTCGACGGCGGCAAGCTCCGGTTCACCTACGATGGCGCCGCGCGCGTGTAG